A section of the Candidatus Binataceae bacterium genome encodes:
- a CDS encoding lactate utilization protein — protein MADLQAIVARVKNALVSSGPAPSHKAPVAPSLQPDGHRAELVSRFAREVEAVGARIIGPVAPEQLADRVAAIVRERGLKSIAVGEGVVVDLSRVGKTLSESGIEVIRTGSVDGSTRPELRKQLAQVDAGLAEADYAIASTGTLAVLSDETRPSALTLLPPASLVVVRVDRMKADLASALAALGHAALESHRLTLITGPSRTADIEKRIVMGVHGPKSLDVIVVWPRDD, from the coding sequence TTGGCTGACCTGCAAGCAATCGTCGCGCGCGTGAAGAACGCACTCGTGTCCAGCGGGCCGGCACCCAGTCACAAAGCGCCGGTGGCGCCGTCATTGCAGCCAGACGGCCATCGCGCTGAGTTGGTGAGCCGTTTCGCTCGTGAAGTGGAAGCGGTTGGCGCCCGAATCATCGGTCCCGTCGCGCCGGAGCAACTGGCTGATCGGGTGGCCGCGATCGTTCGCGAACGCGGCCTCAAATCGATCGCGGTGGGCGAGGGCGTGGTGGTTGACTTGAGCCGGGTGGGGAAGACGCTCAGCGAATCCGGAATCGAGGTGATCCGAACCGGCAGCGTCGATGGCAGCACGCGGCCGGAATTGCGCAAGCAACTGGCGCAAGTCGATGCGGGTCTCGCCGAAGCCGACTATGCGATCGCATCGACCGGTACGCTCGCGGTCCTAAGCGATGAAACCCGTCCCTCGGCGCTGACCCTCTTGCCACCCGCCAGCTTGGTGGTGGTGCGGGTCGACCGGATGAAAGCTGACCTGGCGTCGGCGTTAGCCGCGCTGGGCCACGCGGCGCTGGAGTCGCATCGCTTGACCCTGATAACCGGGCCCAGCCGCACGGCGGACATCGAGAAACGCATCGTGATGGGGGTGCATGGACCCAAGTCGCTCGACGTAATCGTGGTGTGGCCACGCGATGACTGA